The segment ACTCACTCATGATGATTATGGCCCCTGTATGTAAATAAGCTCACTCACCTTTAGATCATAGCTGGCGACAGCTCCACTGGCGAGCCCTGCGTACAGAATATTCCAGGCTATGTGCAAACACAACACTCTGTCTGGTAGGGAGATCTGCTCCAGACATTTCTTGGACTGTAGGTGAAGAAAAATGTCTGGTAAATGAAGAGAtctaaatgtgcaaaaaaaaaaaaaaatcaacaggcAGCATGTATTTCTAAGAAACAGGAGTGACGACAATAGGAACACAAGTGAGATTTAGAGAAAGTCATCTGGGGTAAAGCGGGGTAAAGTTAATGTTGGACGACATTAGTCAGACCATATCTATTCGGGCATTTACAAATTCAGATGACAACATGAGTGAGCATAGATTCTACACTACAGACACTATAGGtgagagcagcagcagaataAAGTCCTCCTCTTATAATTTCCCAAAACTACATCTACATGCACGAGTCTTTTTCTGCACGGCTAGTTTTCTACAgatatttttacctttatgctGTAAGAGCGGATGGTCTGGTCACTGGATCCGGTGTAGAGGCGAATTGGCATGTTCGGGCGGGACGACACCAGCAGACAGTTGACTTTATTTGTGTGACCCTCAAACACTGCTTGGCATTCTCTGCTCTGAATACAGAGGGGATATATATTGCTTGTTGTTTGCGAAAAACAGGACGATCCTAATAATGGGTTAGGATGTGTAGCATATGATATTTAGCATGTGATTTATAGAATGCTCcaagttaaaaacaacaatgtgAACTCTCCTGAATAAGCGAGGTGTGTCGGAGGAAAGCTGGTAAAAATACAAACTTCTGCATAATGATGTGCTTTATAGAGCTTGCCTAAAAGTATGTCAGGGATGCCATCATCCGACGgttgttttaaaaaacaaattgaTGGAATTTTACTTTTAAATTTCCAGCAACATACCACCAGACTGTAGGCTCGGGCTGTGTTGTCCCCTGAACATGTGTATAAGACGCCGCCGTGGACTTGCAGGCCGTGGACGGGGCCGGTGTGACTTGAAAAGGCTCCTAAAGATGGCTCATCCTCCTCAACAGACCCTGAAATGACAGCTTTTTTAGCACTTCATTCCTTCATgcaacatttagaaaaaaaaacaagagtcaAACTTCTCACCTGCATCTTTTGCCGGCATAGCTGGAGGCTGAAATTTCCTGTGGGTTCAAGAGAGTGACGTTTGTAACATTGCTTCTcatctgaaacatttttttttttaaattgttttgatCCCAAGTGAATCTCACCTCTCAGTCTCACTTTGCTGAGCAGTCTGTGTGCCTGCAGCACTGAACTCCACGCTCACAGACCTCTGAGGAGTCTCTGGCTGAGCTGGAGAAGTTGCCTCAGGCGAGTCCTCGCTCTCCGATTCATCAATATCTATGACCTCCATGTTGGAGGCACTGACCATTTCAACAGAGTCGTCGCTCTCATTCCCTTTGTCGTACACATCAGATGCTTTCTGACCTCGTTCAGGGACAGACTTATCTGCCGCTGGCTCTTTTCCCTTGACTTGCCCTTTGCTTAGATTTCCTGCCGTCTCTTCCACAGACGAACCCTCGACTTTCTGAGCTTTTTTTACTAACATCTCTGACTTTACTCTGCCTATCACGCCCTCTATCgtctcctgctcctgctgcctGGCAGATAAATCAGGAGAAGTTCTGTTCACCGATGTTGAGCTCTCTGCTGTTGGTTGTTTAGCAGACGCAGCAGCTGTAGGAGCAGCTAAGTGTGATGGTCCGAGCAGCAGTCGGGGGAGCAGATCAGGGGAAAACAAGGGCACAGGCTGGTTTAGAGGGACCTGAAGTGTGTCAGAGTTACAGCTTTTGGAAAAAAGGCTAGCCTGTCCAGTTGTGGCTGAATGGCTGATTTCTTGCTTTAATGACACAACAGGCAGAGGGAGGGGTGTTGGGTGAGGCGTGGTCACAGAAGAGGTTCTGGCACATGGTTGCTGGCTCAAGGAGGTGGAAAAGGCACTCGAGGAAGGAAGAGAAGGTGCAGTAGAAGTAGGACCTGATGATGAGTTGGTGGCTCTCCCTGCTCCATTAGATGCTCCAGCATATCCTTCTggaaaagattcagtaagaTAGAGGAGGACTGCATGGAAGTTTGGAAGGATGTCTTATTCAATGCATTTATGTCTCCACTCTAACTTTGCAATGCCTAAAGCCGAATATTCTTCTGCTTCAGCCATTCTGTTGTTAATTTACTTGTGTGCTTAGGGTCTTGGGTCTTGCTTTTTTCCCCACTATTTGCCTGTTTTGAGAGCagtgtcatccatcatgacttcAGTTTACTTACAATTCAGCATTTTACTTGTTATGGACACATTAAAAGATGGTAGAGATTTCATTTTCACCATTTAGAATTACACCATGTTCTTCTGGTCTCAAGAATTGCTCTTTGTAGTCGGTTCCAGCTTTGGGCATGATTAATGCCAGTCAGGACTCCATCATTAAGTATGTCCTTACCTACTGCTATTTCCAAATGGTTAACAAACTTTGATTTGTATTTCTATTTGTAACCTACTAAACCTTCCAGCACTGAAGTGTATGAGTAAGTGCACTGTACCTTGCATGCCCTGCAGGATCTCAATGCGCTTTGCTCTCAGAGTGTTGACCTCAGCTGTGAACTGAAACAGCAGAAGGAACATTGAACATAAACCTTCTGTACAAATGGATGCATGAGGAAAAGACaagtatttattcttttttttttttcctttagtggTGGCACCTGCTGTCTCAGTAGCAAAATTCTTTGGACATCTGCGTATGCAGCTTGGAGGGCATTGCGGGCCTGAACCAGAGACTTGTCCAAATCCTGCAACGAGCGGCTCAACTCATCCTCCCTCAGAGACACCGCCAACAGCTGGTCCATCTGGTTCTGGTCTGCAAAGGGATGGATTCCATTTGGAAATATTTGTAAACATTATAGAGATGCTTGTCAGCcctcaaataataaaaaaaaggaacttcCACATGTTGTTAGTCAGCTAAGATATTCACTTCGAAGCAAAAAATGGCTGGAAAAAAAGGGAACCGGTGCAACACATAAAAACTGTTGAAACAGATTCAGAGGGATCGTCTTTTATCATTGCAAAGCTTTCATCCCTCTTCCAAAACTTAACACCTatattacccacaatgcaatatGGCAGATCTCAGTGAGATCCCAGTGTATTAGGCTAAATGCAGCTCATGCCTGCACAGTAGGACGAGGTCGTTTTTTTCTAGCTGCTTGCACGTGTGGATGCAGTGATGAACTGCATCCAGTGAAAATAGTTTTCAGCAGAAATGTTACTGAGCCCATACACGACTTccactgtttttaatgcagtatcGCCCGATGGTCCAAAGATCCAACAGATTTTTGCCTTGATCCTTCAGTGCAGAGATTTTGTAGATTTGTAGTCGTGTTAAACTACAAGCTTTTGAGCAACCACTACACCTTAATTTACCATGAGTTACGCCTCCTTAGTATAAGGACTCTTAGTtaataataaaagaaatgaGTCAGAAAAATATCCGAATTACCTTGGCTTggctttgttttcttctttttactaGTTGATTTGTCGGACAGGCCATCATCCTGTAAGAATACAAAATGATGAAATTCCACCTTTAAATCGTATGAGCAAACTGAAGTTGCAGCTATGCTCCACAACAGAAAGTCCAACTTACAGTCACCACACTGTGTTTTCTCTTGCTGGCACTAATGTTTGCCCTTAAATCTCCAATTCCATCCTCCAAGTTGGGTTCCACTTTCACAGAGACTCTAGCTTCTGTCCCACTGCTGCAGGGGGCCGGAGCTGCATCGGGCTGCTCCAAAGATGTCGGTGTCTGTGAGTCTGCCCGAGTCTCTGTTTGACCGTCACGGGGCGGAGGAGGTAAGGTCGATTGAGAGCCTGCAGGACTTTCTGGAATCGACTCCCAGTGGAAACCCTCAGACAGAGGCAGGTCACTGTTCGGTGCAGAGTTTTCATGGTCAGTCTGACGGTTTTCCAACTCAATTCCAAACCTGTAAAACAGTGAGAAGATGTAGCTGTAACCGGGAAAGAACTAAAATCAAACACCTCACGTGATGGTGGTGCTCTTACCTGGGCGGGCCTCTTATGTCCTTCTTTTTCACGCTTTTCATGCCATCATACATCTCCTTCCAGCTCAACTTACTTCTGGCTCCTGATAACCTGTGCAGCCCATCCAGGGTTGCTTTACTCACAGCCTCCTTCTTCCCCTGAGTGGTGCACGTTTTGTGGGCAATTCGGACTTTACGGGCGTTGCTCAACTTAGGCTCAGAGGACGCCGCCTTGCCCGTGAGAGAAGTCGAGCCCTCGGCAGACAGCTgagagtttgtttgtctctctaCTGCTACTGAACTCTTCTCAGAGCTCTTACTGAtttcttgtgtcttttttaAAGTTGTCGGTTTTGGTTTCACAGAAGGACAAACATCAGCATGAGCTGAAGGAGCAGAGGTCTTGACCTGTGGAGCTGGCACAGCTTGGGTGGAGGTGGAGCGGCTTCTGGGGGTGGAGCCTGCCGGCAGCTCCGCCTCAGCTTGTTGGGGGGTGCTATGATCAGCCGCCCGGGCGCCTGCCTCACCGTTTTGCTTACGGGCTTCTCGGTCAGCTCTGCAGGGCTCCCTCACACCCAGCGTCCTCCTGATTTGCTTCAGCATGGCGCTGACATCCACGTCTCGTATGGGAGATGTACTGACAGATTTGTGTGCAGAGTCTGTCTGAGCTGAACAATTTGAGCTTTCGGGCTGAGAGGACCCAGTATTCACACATTGGTGGAAATCAGATGCGAGCGCTCCATTCTGAGGGAGCTGatcactggtgaactctctatCTGCTGCATGATTATACTGACTGTTGTAATAGTAGGGATGTCTGACAGGATATGGCACCTGCGCTGGCATGTAAGCGGCTTGGTAGTTATATGCACTGTACATGTCGTTGCCAGGGTACCCACCATCATACCTCATGTGGTGAGGAGCTGATTGGGGAAACTGGTAATGAGCATAGTGGTGATGTTGATCCACTGGTCCTCCTGGCTGGTAAATTGGTCTCTCAC is part of the Odontesthes bonariensis isolate fOdoBon6 chromosome 24, fOdoBon6.hap1, whole genome shotgun sequence genome and harbors:
- the znf106b gene encoding zinc finger protein 106 isoform X2, with the translated sequence MADVQRPRKKALETPVKKKPPRKLSPQPDKKHYCILCRTYYLKHEAQDHVHSMLHHKELEKLLGKDASHDCQACKEKSLGLNEYSEHISTSQHKAKLRSLMTKHRKPLALCKTLSTASISKIKERNKALKREERKAMKKKRKKQKQQAGRKRVEMQQGAIKTKTVASKGVIPAKSKQVQAMTSKQKQQAQCERSNSVVVQNKENNSLRSDHHGEFTQQNQSERPIYQPGGPVDQHHHYAHYQFPQSAPHHMRYDGGYPGNDMYSAYNYQAAYMPAQVPYPVRHPYYYNSQYNHAADREFTSDQLPQNGALASDFHQCVNTGSSQPESSNCSAQTDSAHKSVSTSPIRDVDVSAMLKQIRRTLGVREPCRADREARKQNGEAGARAADHSTPQQAEAELPAGSTPRSRSTSTQAVPAPQVKTSAPSAHADVCPSVKPKPTTLKKTQEISKSSEKSSVAVERQTNSQLSAEGSTSLTGKAASSEPKLSNARKVRIAHKTCTTQGKKEAVSKATLDGLHRLSGARSKLSWKEMYDGMKSVKKKDIRGPPRFGIELENRQTDHENSAPNSDLPLSEGFHWESIPESPAGSQSTLPPPPRDGQTETRADSQTPTSLEQPDAAPAPCSSGTEARVSVKVEPNLEDGIGDLRANISASKRKHSVVTDDGLSDKSTSKKKKTKPSQDQNQMDQLLAVSLREDELSRSLQDLDKSLVQARNALQAAYADVQRILLLRQQFTAEVNTLRAKRIEILQGMQGYAGASNGAGRATNSSSGPTSTAPSLPSSSAFSTSLSQQPCARTSSVTTPHPTPLPLPVVSLKQEISHSATTGQASLFSKSCNSDTLQVPLNQPVPLFSPDLLPRLLLGPSHLAAPTAAASAKQPTAESSTSVNRTSPDLSARQQEQETIEGVIGRVKSEMLVKKAQKVEGSSVEETAGNLSKGQVKGKEPAADKSVPERGQKASDVYDKGNESDDSVEMVSASNMEVIDIDESESEDSPEATSPAQPETPQRSVSVEFSAAGTQTAQQSETERKFQPPAMPAKDAGSVEEDEPSLGAFSSHTGPVHGLQVHGGVLYTCSGDNTARAYSLVSRECQAVFEGHTNKVNCLLVSSRPNMPIRLYTGSSDQTIRSYSIKSKKCLEQISLPDRVLCLHIAWNILYAGLASGAVASYDLKTLKELDIFECHGPRGVSCLGTAQEGARRLLLVGSYDSTISVRDAKSGLLLRSLEGHTKTVLCMKVVNDLVFSGSSDTSVHAHNIHTGELVRIYKGHGHAVTSIVILGKVMVTACLDELVRVYELQSHDRLQVYGGHSDMVMCMAVHKSVIYTGCYDGSVQAVKLNLMKNHRCWWQSCSLIFGMAEHLLQHLLGDHSSPNLQTVKCRWRGCNTFFSTQQSVRQELPEHMQSHVVNDSKLQP
- the znf106b gene encoding zinc finger protein 106 isoform X1, with product MADVQRPRKKALETPVKKKPPRKLSPQPDKKHYCILCRTYYLKHEAQDHVHSMLHHKELEKLLGKDASHDCQACKEKSLGLNEYSEHISTSQHKAKLRSLMTKHRKPLALCKTLSTASISKIKERNKALKREERKAMKKKRKKQKQQAGRKRVEMQQGAIKTKTVASKGVIPAKSKQVQAMTSKQKQQAQCERSNSVVVQNKENNSLRSDHHGEFTQQNQSERPIYQPGGPVDQHHHYAHYQFPQSAPHHMRYDGGYPGNDMYSAYNYQAAYMPAQVPYPVRHPYYYNSQYNHAADREFTSDQLPQNGALASDFHQCVNTGSSQPESSNCSAQTDSAHKSVSTSPIRDVDVSAMLKQIRRTLGVREPCRADREARKQNGEAGARAADHSTPQQAEAELPAGSTPRSRSTSTQAVPAPQVKTSAPSAHADVCPSVKPKPTTLKKTQEISKSSEKSSVAVERQTNSQLSAEGSTSLTGKAASSEPKLSNARKVRIAHKTCTTQGKKEAVSKATLDGLHRLSGARSKLSWKEMYDGMKSVKKKDIRGPPRFGIELENRQTDHENSAPNSDLPLSEGFHWESIPESPAGSQSTLPPPPRDGQTETRADSQTPTSLEQPDAAPAPCSSGTEARVSVKVEPNLEDGIGDLRANISASKRKHSVVTDDGLSDKSTSKKKKTKPSQDQNQMDQLLAVSLREDELSRSLQDLDKSLVQARNALQAAYADVQRILLLRQQFTAEVNTLRAKRIEILQGMQEGYAGASNGAGRATNSSSGPTSTAPSLPSSSAFSTSLSQQPCARTSSVTTPHPTPLPLPVVSLKQEISHSATTGQASLFSKSCNSDTLQVPLNQPVPLFSPDLLPRLLLGPSHLAAPTAAASAKQPTAESSTSVNRTSPDLSARQQEQETIEGVIGRVKSEMLVKKAQKVEGSSVEETAGNLSKGQVKGKEPAADKSVPERGQKASDVYDKGNESDDSVEMVSASNMEVIDIDESESEDSPEATSPAQPETPQRSVSVEFSAAGTQTAQQSETERKFQPPAMPAKDAGSVEEDEPSLGAFSSHTGPVHGLQVHGGVLYTCSGDNTARAYSLVSRECQAVFEGHTNKVNCLLVSSRPNMPIRLYTGSSDQTIRSYSIKSKKCLEQISLPDRVLCLHIAWNILYAGLASGAVASYDLKTLKELDIFECHGPRGVSCLGTAQEGARRLLLVGSYDSTISVRDAKSGLLLRSLEGHTKTVLCMKVVNDLVFSGSSDTSVHAHNIHTGELVRIYKGHGHAVTSIVILGKVMVTACLDELVRVYELQSHDRLQVYGGHSDMVMCMAVHKSVIYTGCYDGSVQAVKLNLMKNHRCWWQSCSLIFGMAEHLLQHLLGDHSSPNLQTVKCRWRGCNTFFSTQQSVRQELPEHMQSHVVNDSKLQP